One Littorina saxatilis isolate snail1 linkage group LG12, US_GU_Lsax_2.0, whole genome shotgun sequence genomic region harbors:
- the LOC138982293 gene encoding uncharacterized protein: MQSQLDFKMAVGLIDCAMVLIILVLTALGGRVALHLLRPHPRSSPSTHAARMALLALLLSGEATLLLHLLSVVTGQVSLLLEFLLVRVMGLFCPLLFVNTCIAYCQSRQGHELESEKEVNLCGDEPSDVHERHHPPYSSEGGNGEETTSKSVLTSQELPLCSIGSKSNAKGTTSQFGRQTPLEFLGSDKEKRHSYSCSQPILPMENEFIKRRVGFSAVHGRRRGGCVAGMMSFLRGYLWVVAIGVSFVSCMHPDVYPCLFATCTPFDLLVSPTTSNAGAGNEKLFVSIDRLKSLQLADDNQYFPAETNLESTDYVISNMVEGRNATGVVEMKTFKPITTGEIEKAIAEHLPAFGLCVRGVFSQIFLHCLFYLLLLLYLALGILGSPRLTLRDVERDVVLDDTTTTRRGNHVGEKLTLLVLPKVHVPVGITGVVNSDFETDSVLHAQEMPNKRLQVHNQCSGLKSKQSAVSDTSSEWYVSACAFLQETTPNVEVESNLQPSQQSAEETTGFLQEHFHLSSQHADAPSATHFESRGLDLASEKTQKSANHIHPTGFSLSPQQQSSPRARTRTRSSVRQASEDTAGDDEDCNACQQMAPYVVMASIVLLVQLVLLLPVWSAAVWAKYGQMQVTSPASVFLPTYCAVCFVFWRILKEAGR; the protein is encoded by the exons ATGCAGTCGCAATTAGACTTCAAG ATGGCTGTGGGACTGATAGACTGCGCCATGGTTCTCATCATCCTCGTGCTGACAGCTCTGGGTGGGAGGGTGGCCCTTCACCTCCTCCGCCCCCATCCCCGCTCCTCCCCCTCCACCCACGCCGCCAGGATGGCTCTGCTGGCCTTGCTGCTGTCAGGGGAGGCAACCCTGCTCCTGCATCTGCTGTCGGTGGTGACTGGACAGGTGTCTCTTCTGCTGGAGTTCCTGCTGGTGCGAGTGATGGGCCTTTTCTGCCCGCTCCTCTTCGTCAACACCTGCATCGCCTACTGTCAGTCTCGTCAGGGACATGAACTGGAGAGTGAGAAAGAGGTAAATCTCTGTGGAGACGAGCCAAGTGATGTACACGAACGCCACCATCCACCTTATTCTTCTGAAGGAGGGAATGGCGAAGAGACGACTTCAAAATCTGTCTTGACATCCCAAGAACTACCGCTTTGTTCCATAGGAAGCAAATCTAATGCAAAAGGAACGACCTCGCAGTTCGGACGGCAAACGCCCTTAGAATTCTTAGGTTCCGATAAAGAGAAACGCCACTCATACTCCTGCTCACAGCCTATACTACCCATGGAAAACGAATTCATCAAGAGAAGGGTGGGGTTTTCAGCAGTACACGGGAGGCGGAGAGGAGGCTGTGTGGCAGGCATGATGTCCTTCCTGCGTGGCTACCTGTGGGTGGTTGCAATCGGGGTGTCCTTCGTCTCGTGTATGCACCCCGATGTGTACCCATGCCTCTTTGCTACCTGTACGCCCTTCGACCTTTTAGTTTCACCAACCACAAGCAATGCTGGAGCAGGAAATGAGAAGCTTTTCGTATCCATTGACAGATTGAAATCACTGCAACTGGCGGACGACAACCAGTATTTTCCAGCCGAAACGAATCTAGAATCAACAGATTATGTAATTTCCAACATGGTTGAAGGTAGAAACGCAACTGGCGTTGTTGAGATGAAGACATTCAAGCCAATAACTACGGGCGAGATAGAGAAAGCCATCGCTGAGCATCTGCCTGCTTTCggactgtgtgtgcgtggtgttTTCTCTCAAATTTTCCTGCACTGTCTCTTCTacctgcttcttcttctgtacCTTGCTCTCGGCATTCTGGGCTCGCCGAGACTTACTCTCCGAGATGTTGAACGCGATGTTGTCTTGGATGACACGACCACAACTCGTCGCGGAAACCATGTTGGTGAGAAATTGACTTTACTTGTGCTTCCAAAAGTACATGTTCCTGTCGGCATTACCGGCGTAGTCAACTCTGATTTTGAAACAGATTCTGTGTTACATGCTCAAGAAATGCCAAACAAACGCCTTCAGGTTCACAATCAGTGTTCAGGGTTGAAAAGCAAGCAATCTGCAGTGTCTGACACATCTTCAGAATGGTATGTGTCAGCATGTGCATTCCTGCAGGAAACGACCCCCAACGTAGAAGTCGAATCTAACCTACAACCGTCACAGCAGTCAGCAGAGGAAACGACGGGTTTTCTTCAAGAACACTTTCATCTTTCTTCACAACACGCAGATGCACCATCAGCAACGCATTTCGAATCGAGAGGGCTCGACCTCGCGTCTGAGAAGACACAGAAGTCAGCGAATCACATCCATCCAACAGGATTCAGCTTGTCGCCACAACAGCAAAGCAGTCCAAGGGCTAGGACGCGTACTCGTTCGTCAGTTCGTCAAGCGAGTGAGGACACTGCTGGTGATGATGAAGACTGCAACGCCTGCCAGCAGATGGCGCCCTACGTTGTGATGGCGTCCATTGTTCTGCTCGTGCAGCTCGTGCTGCTGTTGCCGGTGTGGAGCGCCGCGGTGTGGGCGAAGTACGGACAGATGCAGGTTACCTCCCCTGCCTCAGTGTTCCTGCCCACCTACTGCGCCGTCTGCTTTGTCTTCTGGCGAATTCTGAAGGAAGCTGGACGATAA